Within the Canis lupus familiaris isolate Mischka breed German Shepherd chromosome 26, alternate assembly UU_Cfam_GSD_1.0, whole genome shotgun sequence genome, the region GCAAGGGGCAACCACTCAGCACTTTTCTCAAGAGGAAGATTATGTATTTCACCTCAGAGAGCCACTGTCTGATTTTCATCAGAATTTGTgtggaaagaaaccaagaaagcgACATTCATTCCTCCGTTAACGATACTGAAGCTCACCTTGATGATACTGATTTGTTCTTCCTCACTGATGTTTTCCATGAATTTTGTTATGAGGAATGAATCCAAGGATGAAACTAGAAGGACACAGAGAATCCATCAGTACATTCATCATGCTGCTCAAGAATAACTCAGGTAGAGATTCCTGAGTTGCTCGGTCATTtaggagtctgccttcagctcaggtcaggctGTCTGGGACCTGGAATTGAGGCTAGTttggggctcccttctcagcaaaTGGTCTGTttctctcaccctccctctgcccctctcacctcttctgctccctttctctcaaataaataagtaaaagcatgaagaaaataagagtaaTTTTGGGACTGTTGCTCATTACGAATGGAGGACTAGAGAGGACCTGAGGCACTAGGTTAGCAAGCATGGGCCGATCTGCACTGTTGGGCCACCCACGGTCTTAGGACTCTAAGATGTACCGTGTGAGGaggttctgtttttttgttatttttttaagaatgtcgACTGAGTCCATCTTGTGGTGTCGGTGGGACATATCTACTGGGAAGTCTACctcactctttctccttctcactttctctgtatttctctgtgtCACTATCTGTCtctatcctctctctctgtctcactatccttctgtctctctctcacacacaagcacacactcacactcacactctcacACACTGCATAGAGTCAACAAGTCACCTCCCCCAAGCCTGTTGCACTCACAGCCACTCCACGCACAGAGAATACATTGGCTTCCTAGGAGTGTAGAAACACGGACCTCTTTTCTCACCTGGGAAAGCTGCCTATCTCACATACTCCCAAGCCTCAGGAACATGGAATCTGGGTGCCTGGACAGCAAGGGTGTCTGGGTGTGAGGACAGCAAGGTTGCCCCATCTGCCTTACTATTTAGAGATTTTCCTAAGCAAGAGACTGATTCCAGAATACACACCAGTTTCGCTGCTTTCTGAGACGACCTGCAGTTACACAAGAGAGGAGAAGATGGGGGTCAGTTCATGTGTGTACTTTGTCATTGATTCTCTGGTGAGTATTGAACACCAAATGAACAAGTGTCGTAAAGTCAAAGGCCCCCAAAGGAAGCACAGATTGCACCCagggagaaagcatgagcttTTCCTGGGAGATAGATCTCCCAAGTTGACTGAAGCAGCAATTCCAAATTCAGAATTCAAGGCGGAAAAGTGCTTCTGAGCAAATGTCCCCTACTGCACAGTTTACATCCTCCCCTCCCAACACCCCACCAAGATGGTACTTACACCAAAAAAATACACTGTTCCTTACCATATGTGTATTCCCttcaaaaagaggaaaaccaagagagcAACATTTCTAATACAGGTAAAATGGGGCAGGCTTACCATAGAAGTGGGTGGAGAGTCTTTCAAGGATTCTTCAAACTCAGACGCCACAGCCTTGGAAAGATCTAGGAGGACACAGAATATCAGTGCATTGGTTGTGGTGCTCAGGTATTAGTGAGATCAGTGTTTATATCCATACAGGGGAAGCCTGCATGGTAATGAGGCTACTGCTAGGCCGTCATTGGTGGATGAGGAaaaaccttcagctcaggccaaggtcccagggtctgggatccatCTCCTctttgggcaccctgctcagcagggttgtgcttctccccttccctctgcccttctcccttgcatatgctctctcttgctgtctctctgtctctctcaaataagtaaaaacttttttaaaaaggcaatggcAACTTTAAGTATCATGAAATAATCAGTGTAAAAGAGAACTGATGGGCACATCGATTCCAATGATGGGTTCCCTTCGCTCGTAGAGCTCGTTGTGAAGCCCAGCTCCATGTTCCTACCTTCTTGACCTCTTCCAAAACCATTTCTGCCTCTGTAGATCCACATATGCTGTCATGTCTCTTGTATGGTTTTGCACTTGATTTCAACCGTCAAAAGAGGGTGGGCTTGTGCAATGTTGGGCAATCCTTCAATCTGTTCTTATTTAGTCTGTTACtctgttgtttttattcattaatctGTTATCATCAAAATCATCCATTATGGGAGAGATTTAAATACCGAACGTGTACCATTTACAAATAGCCATAGTTGTGAAAAAGAACGGAGAGGGCAGGCTTCCACATGTATATCAAAGCAGTCACAGGGTGAAAGgtccagcatagggaatatgatcAATGGAATGGTAATAGTGCTCTATGCGGACCCAAAGAATCTATGCTTGGGGTGAGTGCAGTTTCAATAAACACAAGTGCAAATCATAGGTGGTACACATGAAACAGATGTAACCTTGTGGGTCATCTTCACCCGAATTTAAAAGCCGTAATAATGTGGTCAGCAGGGTGGTTCCttcggttgagcatctccctttggctcgggtcatgatcccagggtcctgggttacAAAATATTATGCATATGTCAAAACACACCCTAATGCAGAGCAGTCCTTAATAGAAGTGGTCGACGTCGATGATAATAATATCGCtacaccgttttttttttttttttttttttttttgtaataaacgCTCCACACTGATGTTGGTGAGAATAACTGTGGACGTTTTGTGCCAAACGATACAGTGATGGGTTAATTTTTATAGTATATGCAGCATTATGATATCAACCTAACCTTAATGTCAAGAATATGGTCTATTTAATTAAAACACAGTAagagttttatttgctaatattaaaCACGGACTAATATGTCCAAATGTTAACTTCACAACACTTCCCATTAAATCTGACCAAATTAAGTTCTCAATGCGATTTCACTACTTTGGACACAAACTAATGACTGaccttttaaattaagattttcacACATGAAACAAAAGAATATGGCTTAGTATATTTGTCTTTAGTATGGCACCTTGAGCAAAATTGAGTAAtgattctttttgtgtgtgtgtggagggagcaAAAGAGCAAATGtaaggaggagagggacagagggaaaggaagagagagtacgaagcaggctccatgctgaatatgggtgaatctgatgaccctgaggtcacgaccagAGCTGAAAACCAGGAGGCAGAAACGTAGCTGACAGAAACACACAGGTGCCCCCTGGACAAGATTTCTTGAAGCTATTTAACGAATGAATTTTCATGTCACCTTCTAATGACACCACGGAAGGTTCCAACTTCTGGGTGTGCCACAGGGGATGTTAAATTAAGTATTTTCACCCACATTCCAGGGCGGGTGTCCCCAGGTTGTCTACACGGTTCTCGTTCCAGCGTTTGCACAGTAGAACCTGGGAAATAAGGGGACATAGAAAGAGCTGTTGACAGGTTGCTGTTAGAAGAGCCTCatattaaggagtcaatcccatttacaattgcacccaaaagcataagatacctaggaagaaacctaaccaaagaagtgaaggatctataccctaaacactacAGAACGCTcctgaaggaaatggagaaaggcacgaagagatggaaaaatactccgtGCTCATGAGGGTTGGAAGAacgaatattgtgaaaatgtccacgcgacccagggcaacttacacaTTTCATGCGATCCCTATCAaggtaccatggactttcttcagggagttggaacaaaccatcttaagatctgtgtggaactggaaaagaccctgaagagccagGGGACTATTAAAAACGAAGACCacagctggggacatcacaatgccagatttcaggttgtactacaaagccgtggccatcaagacagtgtggtactgacacaaaaacgacccatagatcaatggaaccgaaCAGTGAATaaagaagtggaccctcaactttacggtcaactaatatgcgacaaagcaggaaagactacgCACTGGAgaaaagaccgtctcttcaataaatggtgctggggaaattggacatccacatgcagaagaaggaaaacgGATGATTCTctgacaccacacacaaagataaactcaaaaaggatgaaagatctaaatgtaagacaaaaaTCCAACCCAATCCTCAAGGCGAACGcgggcaacaccctttttcaacttggccacagcatGTCTCGCAAAATACATCTGCGagggcaagagaaacaagagcaaCAACGAAGTACTGGGACTTCACCCAGATcgaaagctcctgcacagcaaaagaaacagtccacaaaagtaaaagacaacctacagaacgggagaagatccTTGCAAACGACCtctcagacaaagggctagtgtccaagatctataaagaacatattcaaCTCAagagcaaaggaacaaacaatccgATCGTGAAACAGGCAAAAGAcccgaacagaaatctcacagaggaagacacggacatggccaacaagcacaggagaacACGCCCCGCATCgctggccatcagggaactacCAATCCAAACccccatgatgagataccacctcacaccagtgggaatggggaaaagtcacaagacaggaaaccacaaatgttggagaggatgcggacaaaggggaaccctcttgcactgtaggtgggaatgtgaactggtgcagccactccggaaaaccgtgtggatggaggttcctcaaagagttaaaaacagatcttccctacggcccagcaattgcactgctggggattcaccaGGATTCACTGCTGGGGATTCAAAGGTGCAGATGCGGTGGaatgcggggacacctgcaccccgatgttcatagcagcaacgtccacaataggcaaactgtgggaagagcctcggggtccatcaagagatgaatggataaagaagatggggtccATGGCTACAATGATATTATTACTGAGCCACGAGAGATGACAAAGACCCCCCATTTGCTCCGACGTGGACGGACCTGCAGGgacttatgctgagtgaagtaagtccatcggaaGAGGACAcactttatatggtctcattcctttggggaatataaaaaccagtgaaagggaataaagggaatggaaaaaatgagtgaaagtatcagtgagggtgacaaaacaggagacACACCGAACTCTGGGaactgaacaaggggtagtggaaggggaggttgggcTGGCAGTTGGGgcgactgagtgatgggcactgatgcggcggggggggggggcgaggcgGGGGCGCGGGTCGCACTtggcggaatgagcactgggtgttatggtatagcGTTCAATTTGCCGGCAAATTGAACAGccataaaaaagtttaaaaaaagaaaacattttgctaatatttaacacGGACTAGTACGTCCAAATGTTGTTAGCCTCACAAGCCCTCCCACTAAATCTGACCAAATTAGAGTTCTCAATGCGATTTTACTGCTTTGGCCACAGACTAATGACTGACCTTTTAAATTAAGATGTGGACACGTGAAACATAAAGAACACGGCTTAGGAGGCCTGTCTTTACTATGGCACCCAGAGCAAAACTGAATAAggattcctttgtgtgtgtgtgtgtggagagagcaaaagagcaagtgtaaggaggagaggggcagagggaaaggaagagagagtacgaagcaggctccatgctgaatatgggtgaatctgatgaccctgaggtcatgaccagagctgaaaaccaGAGGCAGAAACTTAGCGGAgagaaacacccaggtgccccctggacaAGACTTCTTGAGGCTATTTAACGAATGAATTTTCATGTCACCTTCTAATGACAGCACGGACTGTTCCAACTTCGGTGTGTGCCACAGGGGATGTTATATTAGGTATTTTCACCCACGTTCCAGGGTGGGAGACCTCACGTTGTCTACACGGTTCTTGTTCCGGCGTTTCCACAGTAGAACCTAGGAAATAAGTGGACATAGAAAGAGCTGTTGACCGGTTGCTGTTAGAAGAGCCTcgaaaattaaggagtcaatctcatttccaattgcacccaaaagcataagctatctaggaataaacctaaccaaagaggtaaaggatctgtaacCTAAACACCACAGAAAGTTcctgaaagaaatcgaggaaggcataaagagaaggaaaaatattccatgctcatagataggaagaattaatattgtgaaaatgtccatgctacccagggcaatttacacatttcatgcaatccctatcaaaatgccatgactttcttcagagatctGGAACAAACCATCTTAAGATTCAAGTATGGAACCGGAAAGGACCCCGAAGAGCCAGGGTACTATTCAAAACGAAGACCACAGCTGGGGGCAaaacaatgccagatttcaggttgtactacacagccgtggccatcaagacagtgtggtagtggcacaaaaacagacccatagatcaatggaaccgaatagcaaatccagaagtgaaccctcaactttatggtcaactaatcttcgagaaagcaggaaagacgatccctggaaaaaagacagtctcttcaataaatggtgctgggaacattggacatccacatgcagaagaggaACCTAGACCATTCTCTGCCACcacacacagagataaactcaaaaaggatgaaagatctaaatgtgagacaagaatccatccaaatcctagaggcgaacagaggcaacaccctttttcaacttggccacagcaacatctCACAACATA harbors:
- the LOC477528 gene encoding uncharacterized protein LOC477528 isoform X9, with amino-acid sequence MTRAKGRCSTEGTTLLTTLLRLLNSGEDDPQDLSKAVASEFEESLKDSPPTSMVVSESSETVSSLDSFLITKFMENISEEEQISIIKVASELVTAIGRWRILRMKFLKRKKPQVWKHNEAGINRRGSLVQLEYTCYFVD
- the LOC477528 gene encoding uncharacterized protein LOC477528 isoform X10 — translated: MWIYRGRNGFGRGQEDLSKAVASEFEESLKDSPPTSMVVSESSETVSSLDSFLITKFMENISEEEQISIIKVASELVTAIGRWRILRMKFLKRKKPQVWKHNEAGINRRGSLVQLEYTCYFVD